One segment of Betaproteobacteria bacterium DNA contains the following:
- a CDS encoding FHA domain-containing protein — translation MFDKQSVPETSVSATDILAGMRDTGRVYLVHAAVSESVLHAAEPDESLLQKLVRRRLVRLERVVAALSGKVVRQMPRGLLAEFQTAEAAVLGAGEMQRRCAVIPQISETQIALKIGIQSADARPRSGNSIDLAEIAAIKFASILGEGSIVVSDAVASELPTSLSAAVSPVDDAGIDVVAHVVNWQMLPMLRLPSPTAQKTPEVSVPAAHGQTSITFSLDGIECSFGHNHPVITIGRDSGNDITVIDPKASRQHCKIIYQRDGYVLVDVSTNGTFMAFDGGKPRIVRKTMLNLPHSGYISLGHPSLPGESTALKFDIKTGNA, via the coding sequence ATGTTTGACAAGCAATCAGTGCCCGAAACATCCGTTTCCGCGACCGATATCCTTGCCGGGATGCGCGACACGGGACGCGTGTATCTGGTCCATGCGGCGGTATCGGAAAGTGTTCTTCATGCCGCAGAACCCGATGAATCCTTACTGCAAAAGCTCGTTCGTCGCCGGCTGGTGCGGCTGGAGCGCGTGGTCGCCGCGCTGAGCGGCAAGGTTGTTCGGCAGATGCCCCGGGGCCTGCTGGCCGAATTTCAAACTGCCGAAGCGGCTGTGCTGGGGGCTGGCGAAATGCAGCGGCGCTGCGCTGTCATTCCGCAGATTTCGGAGACCCAGATCGCGTTAAAAATTGGTATCCAGTCCGCTGATGCCAGGCCCCGTTCCGGCAATTCAATTGATCTGGCCGAGATTGCGGCGATCAAGTTCGCCAGCATTCTCGGCGAGGGCAGCATTGTGGTGTCAGATGCGGTAGCGAGCGAACTGCCAACCAGCCTGAGCGCTGCCGTTTCCCCGGTGGATGACGCCGGAATCGACGTTGTTGCCCATGTCGTCAATTGGCAAATGCTGCCGATGCTTCGGCTGCCGTCACCCACCGCGCAAAAAACGCCGGAAGTCAGCGTGCCTGCGGCACATGGCCAAACATCCATTACGTTCTCGCTGGACGGCATTGAGTGCAGTTTCGGGCACAATCATCCGGTCATCACGATTGGCCGCGATTCTGGCAATGACATCACCGTGATCGACCCAAAAGCCTCGCGCCAGCATTGCAAGATCATTTATCAACGTGATGGCTATGTGCTGGTGGATGTGAGCACCAACGGCACCTTCATGGCGTTTGACGGCGGCAAGCCACGCATCGTCAGAAAGACCATGCTGAATCTGCCACACAGCGGCTATATCAGCCTGGGCCATCCCTCATTGCCGGGCGAGAGCACTGCCCTTAAATTCGACATCAAAACCGGAAACGCCTGA
- a CDS encoding diguanylate cyclase — MLLQAKISPLPPADPGLDQRQLAGIGLDGVRRLSRRQWTDHNTHDPGITTLELLAYALTDLAYRTRFPIEDLLAAPENNAAEMARLFDSAGQVLPCMPVTEDDYRKLLIDLPGVKNAWLHPVPTTLYADPAEGTLAAKPTGSKTERQIEVRGRYRVLLDYMDDKNTVELRHDVDRDVMAMLNARRSLCTDFVGIDRVGQQPFSLCAEIDLKPDADADRVAADIAFAVDRFLAPPVLNYTLDEMRARVRSDGSTWTIPEIFEGPALVNGFIDDDELAAAGLRTEVRLSDVISVIMHIPGVVAIRDILLNELDSAGKAIEPADKWRIPVPPGLQPRLSVTRGRIVFYKKNLPIPPNAAQVATLLGDLRLAERLKLEDGQIEDLPIPLGRYRDPENYRSFQSHFPAIYGISEVGLPPGASPQRAAQALQFKAWLLFFDQIMANYQSQLGHVRDLFSTQPDLAQSYFSQMVDSFPDWEKVYGDGFDTTELGEVVEPDGSGLLRRNRFLDHLLARYAEDFHEYSAVMQARFGMGPAQAASAKCVFLDEYPAIGGARGQAYNSALKGADDLWNSANVSGFEHRVARLLDISNWRRRNLSEVAYDTYAEIDSTPGDEFRFRVRHPVTGKILLSSSTHYISTTEARNEMERAIARAELPEGYERKTTSDRRFYFNIVDAGGEVIARRIEYFATAEAMELAIAALIAHLRNYYSGEGLYVIEHLLLLPEQDGDPFMDICVDPGCTDCADLDPYTDRITIVLPAYTGRFRDMDFRNFVEETLRQETPAHILPRICWVNSDDMAVIEKGYRDWLAIRAGAATADRAAKIKALIDALTHAKNVYPSSGLHPCGQLEPPPFVLGRTALGSANEAPAP; from the coding sequence CCCGGGCTCGACCAGCGTCAGCTGGCCGGCATCGGCCTCGACGGCGTGCGCCGCCTGTCACGCCGCCAGTGGACCGACCACAACACTCACGATCCCGGCATCACGACGCTGGAACTGCTCGCCTACGCGCTGACCGATCTCGCCTACCGGACGCGCTTCCCGATCGAAGACCTGCTCGCTGCGCCGGAAAACAACGCGGCCGAAATGGCCAGGCTGTTCGATAGTGCCGGCCAGGTTCTACCCTGCATGCCGGTCACCGAGGACGACTATCGCAAGCTGCTGATTGATTTGCCCGGCGTCAAGAACGCCTGGCTACATCCCGTGCCGACGACGCTTTACGCCGACCCGGCCGAAGGCACGCTGGCCGCCAAGCCGACCGGCAGCAAGACCGAGCGCCAGATAGAAGTGCGCGGCCGCTACCGCGTGCTGCTCGACTATATGGATGACAAGAACACCGTCGAACTGCGGCATGACGTTGATCGTGACGTGATGGCGATGTTGAATGCGAGGCGCTCGCTGTGCACCGATTTCGTTGGCATAGACCGGGTCGGGCAACAGCCGTTCAGCCTTTGCGCCGAAATCGATTTGAAGCCGGATGCTGATGCCGACCGCGTCGCAGCCGACATTGCTTTTGCCGTCGACCGCTTCCTGGCGCCGCCGGTGCTCAACTACACGCTGGACGAAATGCGTGCCCGCGTTCGGAGCGATGGTTCGACCTGGACCATACCCGAAATCTTCGAAGGGCCGGCGCTGGTCAACGGCTTCATCGACGACGATGAGCTGGCTGCCGCCGGTCTGCGCACTGAAGTCAGGCTGTCCGACGTGATCAGCGTGATCATGCATATTCCCGGCGTTGTCGCGATCCGGGACATTCTGCTCAACGAACTCGATAGTGCCGGCAAAGCCATCGAGCCAGCCGACAAGTGGCGCATTCCGGTGCCGCCCGGGCTTCAGCCACGGCTGTCGGTAACGCGTGGCCGCATTGTCTTCTACAAGAAAAACCTGCCCATCCCACCGAATGCCGCGCAGGTTGCCACCTTGCTCGGCGATCTGCGCCTGGCCGAGCGCCTCAAGCTTGAAGACGGCCAGATCGAAGACCTGCCGATTCCGCTCGGCCGCTATCGTGATCCGGAAAACTACCGCTCCTTCCAGTCACACTTCCCCGCCATCTATGGCATTTCCGAGGTTGGCCTGCCGCCTGGCGCTTCGCCACAGCGGGCAGCGCAGGCCCTGCAGTTCAAGGCCTGGCTGCTCTTCTTCGACCAGATCATGGCCAACTACCAGTCGCAACTGGGGCATGTCCGCGACCTGTTCTCGACCCAGCCCGATCTGGCGCAAAGCTATTTCAGCCAGATGGTCGACAGCTTCCCGGACTGGGAAAAGGTTTATGGCGACGGCTTCGATACGACCGAGCTGGGCGAGGTCGTCGAGCCGGACGGTAGCGGGTTGCTGCGCCGCAACCGCTTTCTTGACCACCTGCTGGCGCGCTACGCCGAGGATTTCCATGAATACTCGGCGGTCATGCAGGCCCGCTTCGGCATGGGGCCGGCCCAGGCGGCCAGTGCCAAATGCGTTTTCCTTGATGAATATCCGGCGATAGGTGGCGCGCGCGGGCAAGCCTACAACTCAGCCCTGAAGGGCGCTGACGATCTGTGGAACAGCGCCAATGTATCCGGCTTTGAGCACCGCGTGGCCCGCCTGCTCGACATCAGCAACTGGCGGCGCCGCAACCTGTCCGAAGTTGCCTACGACACTTACGCCGAGATTGATTCGACGCCGGGCGACGAATTCCGCTTCCGCGTCCGTCATCCGGTGACTGGCAAGATCCTGTTGTCGAGCAGCACGCATTACATCAGCACCACCGAGGCGCGCAACGAAATGGAACGGGCAATTGCCCGCGCCGAGCTTCCCGAGGGCTACGAACGCAAGACGACCAGTGACCGCCGCTTTTACTTCAATATCGTTGATGCCGGCGGTGAGGTCATCGCCCGGCGCATCGAGTACTTTGCCACCGCCGAGGCGATGGAGCTGGCCATCGCCGCGCTGATCGCCCACCTGCGCAATTACTACAGCGGCGAAGGCCTGTACGTCATCGAGCACCTGCTGCTACTGCCCGAGCAGGATGGCGATCCCTTCATGGATATCTGCGTCGATCCCGGCTGTACCGACTGCGCCGATCTCGACCCCTACACCGACCGCATCACCATCGTCCTGCCGGCCTATACCGGTCGCTTCCGTGACATGGATTTCCGCAATTTCGTCGAGGAAACCCTGCGCCAGGAAACGCCGGCACATATTCTGCCGCGCATCTGCTGGGTGAATAGCGACGACATGGCTGTCATCGAGAAGGGCTATCGTGACTGGCTGGCCATCCGTGCGGGTGCAGCCACAGCCGACCGGGCCGCCAAGATCAAGGCGCTGATCGATGCGCTGACCCATGCCAAGAATGTCTATCCGTCCAGCGGGCTGCATCCCTGCGGCCAGTTGGAACCACCTCCGTTCGTCCTCGGTCGCACTGCGTTGGGCAGTGCCAACGAGGCCCCTGCACCGTAG
- a CDS encoding ATP-binding protein translates to MAERLKATALDLDADLGWLAALLQHRLDTYFAEKPASPVLPGDRAPPMLDDSPSPYAEFLRQQALTVEERAVMLLALAPLLRPQLLDVLWARNPASQRGYSEFGGVQGAASGHFIPTGETACFLLAGDALPERLRVIHLLTHGEALLAGNVLLPLESPPGESILAGRLQAVPALLALFNLDAPGGEADALPAQRVTTGLNWADLVLPPATLAHLEEVRDWLEHGETLLHTLGMAARVRPGYTCLFHGPPGTGKTLTACLLGKLCEREVHRVDLSMVVSKYIGETEKNLARVFDLAEQRGWILFFDEADALFGQRTRVDSAHDRYANQEVSYLLQRIEDFSGVVILSSNLRGNIDDAFSRRFQSVIAFPMPQAEERYRLWTESVPALLERDVDLDFVRLAEKHEISGGTIINIIRYAALRSLVRGDRRLAVEDINDGLRRELHKEGRGF, encoded by the coding sequence ATGGCAGAGCGCCTGAAAGCCACCGCCCTCGATCTCGACGCCGACCTCGGCTGGCTGGCGGCGCTGTTGCAGCATCGCCTCGATACCTACTTCGCCGAAAAGCCGGCCAGCCCGGTCTTGCCCGGCGACCGGGCGCCGCCGATGCTCGACGACAGCCCGTCGCCCTACGCCGAATTCCTGCGGCAGCAGGCGTTGACGGTCGAGGAACGGGCCGTGATGCTGCTCGCGCTGGCCCCGCTGCTCAGGCCGCAATTGCTCGACGTCCTGTGGGCGAGAAACCCTGCCAGCCAGCGCGGCTACAGCGAATTTGGCGGCGTGCAGGGCGCCGCGTCCGGGCATTTCATCCCGACCGGCGAGACCGCCTGTTTTCTGCTAGCTGGCGACGCGTTGCCCGAACGCCTGCGCGTCATCCATCTGCTCACCCACGGCGAAGCGCTGCTTGCCGGCAATGTCTTGCTGCCGCTGGAGTCGCCGCCCGGTGAATCCATCCTCGCCGGCCGCCTGCAAGCGGTGCCGGCATTGCTCGCGCTTTTCAATCTTGATGCGCCCGGCGGCGAGGCCGATGCACTGCCGGCCCAGCGCGTGACAACCGGCCTGAACTGGGCTGATCTGGTCCTGCCGCCGGCGACGCTGGCCCATCTGGAAGAAGTTCGCGACTGGCTGGAACACGGTGAAACCCTGCTCCACACGTTGGGCATGGCGGCGCGTGTGCGGCCCGGCTACACCTGCCTGTTCCACGGGCCACCAGGCACCGGCAAGACGCTGACCGCCTGCCTGCTCGGCAAGCTGTGCGAGCGCGAGGTGCATCGCGTCGATCTGTCGATGGTCGTTTCCAAGTACATCGGTGAAACGGAAAAGAACCTGGCCCGCGTTTTTGACCTCGCCGAACAGCGCGGCTGGATTTTGTTCTTCGATGAAGCCGACGCACTGTTCGGCCAACGCACTCGTGTCGATAGCGCCCACGACCGCTACGCCAATCAGGAAGTCAGCTACCTGCTGCAACGCATCGAGGATTTTTCCGGCGTTGTCATCCTGTCGTCCAACCTGCGCGGCAATATCGACGATGCGTTCTCCCGCCGCTTCCAGTCGGTTATCGCTTTCCCGATGCCGCAGGCCGAGGAGCGTTATCGCCTGTGGACCGAGTCGGTGCCGGCCTTGCTTGAACGCGATGTCGATCTCGATTTCGTTAGGCTGGCCGAAAAGCATGAGATTTCTGGCGGCACCATCATCAATATCATCCGCTACGCCGCGTTGCGCAGTCTGGTGCGCGGCGACCGTCGGCTGGCGGTCGAGGATATCAATGACGGCCTGCGCCGCGAACTGCACAAGGAGGGCCGGGGCTTTTAA